A region from the Lolium perenne isolate Kyuss_39 chromosome 4, Kyuss_2.0, whole genome shotgun sequence genome encodes:
- the LOC127332351 gene encoding metacaspase-1 has translation MVCGHCGTRFAVPRGARTVECPRQHVQQRRLLPVDRHGAVGFVRNMFSNIAGGGRTKPHPGYPRVQGNKRTLLVGINYTGTASQLNGPINDVKCMNFLLSIKYGFPSDSILILTDEQVDPYKRPTRSNILVAMRWLVQDCSSGDSLVFHFSGHGNQVEDDDGDELDGQDETICPVDWQQSGQIRDDEINQAIVRPLVHGVRLHAIIDACRSGTVLDLPNLCQIKRYGKPQWIDHSPLNGAWKNTSGGHAILISGCAENDNSQDGSDDETMVIGALTYSIFAAAWSAHRPLTYGQLLSKTKAIIADCNKDSQSHCNLPAAIAPHVREVVNFSGVQEPQLSSSDKFDINRTTFML, from the exons ATGGTGTGCGGCCACTGCGGTACGCGCTTCGCTGTCCCGCGGGGTGCGCGCACCGTTGAGTGTCCAAGGCAACATGTTCAGCAACGGCGCTTGTTGCCAGTCGACcggcacggcgccgtcggcttcgTCAGGAACATGTTCAGCAACATAGCCGGCGGTGGCCGCACGAAGCCTCATCCAGGATACCCGAGAGTCCAAGGCAACAAGCGCACCCTCCTGGTGGGCATCAACTACACTGGAACGGCCTCCCAGCTGAACGGCCCCATCAACGACGTCAAGTGCATGAACTTCCTGCTCTCCATCAAGTATGGTTTTCCAAGCGACTCCATTCTCATCCTTACAG ATGAACAGGTCGACCCCTACAAGAGGCCAACAAGGTCCAACATCCTAGTGGCCATGCGGTGGCTGGTACAAGACTGCAGCTCCGGGGACTCTCTCGTCTTCCACTTCTCTGGCCACGGTAATCAGGTGGAAGACGATGACGGCGACGAATTGGACGGCCAAGACGAGACCATCTGCCCGGTCGACTGGCAGCAGAGCGGCCAAATCCGGGACGATGAGATCAACCAGGCTATCGTCCGCCCGCTCGTGCACGGCGTCAGGCTCCACGCCATCATCGACGCCTGCCGCAGCGGCACCGTCCTTGATCTCCCCAACCTTTGCCAGATCAAAAG GTATGGGAAACCCCAGTGGATTGATCACAGCCCTCTAAACGGTGCCTGGAAGAATACGAGCGGCGGTCACGCCATCCTCATCAGCGGCTGCGCTGAGAACGACAATTCGCAAGATGGTTCCGACGACGAGACCATGGTCATAGGAGCCCTGACGTACAGCATCTTCGCCGCGGCGTGGTCCGCGCATCGGCCGCTCACCTACGGCCAGCTGCTTTCAAAGACAAAGGCCATCATCGCTGACTGCAACAAGGACAGCCAGAGCCACTGCAACCTCCCCGCGGCGATTGCCCCGCACGTCCGAGAGGTGGTGAACTTCAGTGGCGTGCAGGAGCCACAGCTGTCTTCCTCCGACAAGTTCGACATCAACCGGACGACGTTCATGCTATAA